A stretch of the Bacteroidota bacterium genome encodes the following:
- a CDS encoding 2-oxoacid:acceptor oxidoreductase subunit alpha, translating into MSAETAELKKKVESKELKNVVILFAGDSGDGIQLTGTQFTNTSALSGNDISTFPNFPAEIRAPQGTLAGVSGFQLHFGSVNIYTAGDTADVLVVMNAAALKANLKALKQGGIIIANTDGFGAKNLELAHYPKGANPLTDDSLSKYTVYNIDVTKLTRACLEGSGLGVKDIDRSKNMFVLGFLLWMYNRSMEPTLNFLKEQFKKKPELIETNTKVLKAGYNFGETTETFTTRYEVKAAPMPKGIYRSIMGNQATAMGLIAASKKSGLTLFYGTYPITPASDILHELAKHKNFGVKTFQAEDEIAAVCSAIGAAFGGNLGVTGSSGPGIALKAEAVGLAVMLELPLVVIDVQRGGPSTGLPTKTEQADLMQALYGRNSECPLCVIAASSPSDCFTMAFEACRIALEHMIPVMFLSDGYIANGAEPWRFPNAKDLPEIKISFATKKNATVQNGVGPVEKFLPYLRDEKLSRPWAIPGTKGLEHRIGGIEKEHETGNISYDPDNHEFMVKLRQEKVDKIADYIPEQKLDNGKEKGKILVLGWGSTYGSIKTAVKDCIADGIEVSHAQVKYMSPLPKNLGSILKNFDKVLIPEMNNGQFSKIIRDKFLIDAIGFNKIKGMPFTAGELKNKIQELNKH; encoded by the coding sequence ATGTCAGCAGAAACAGCAGAACTCAAAAAGAAAGTTGAAAGCAAGGAATTAAAAAATGTTGTCATTCTTTTCGCGGGCGACTCAGGCGATGGAATTCAGTTAACCGGAACGCAGTTCACCAACACGAGCGCACTTTCGGGAAATGACATCAGCACTTTTCCGAACTTCCCCGCAGAAATCCGCGCGCCCCAGGGAACGCTTGCAGGAGTTTCAGGATTTCAATTGCATTTCGGAAGTGTGAATATTTATACTGCAGGCGACACTGCCGATGTTCTTGTTGTGATGAATGCTGCTGCGCTGAAAGCAAATCTCAAGGCGCTCAAGCAGGGCGGAATAATTATTGCGAATACCGATGGCTTCGGTGCAAAAAATCTTGAACTCGCGCATTATCCCAAAGGAGCAAATCCGCTCACGGATGATTCGCTCAGCAAATACACCGTTTACAATATTGATGTTACAAAACTCACGCGCGCCTGTCTCGAAGGTTCCGGACTTGGCGTGAAAGACATTGACCGCTCAAAAAATATGTTCGTGCTTGGTTTTCTTCTTTGGATGTATAACCGTTCGATGGAGCCAACGCTCAACTTTTTGAAAGAGCAATTCAAAAAGAAACCCGAACTAATTGAAACGAATACAAAAGTTCTGAAAGCAGGATATAATTTCGGAGAAACCACAGAAACTTTCACAACCCGCTACGAAGTGAAAGCCGCTCCCATGCCGAAGGGAATTTACCGAAGCATCATGGGCAACCAGGCAACCGCAATGGGATTGATTGCCGCTTCGAAAAAATCAGGGCTCACTTTATTTTATGGAACATATCCGATTACACCTGCATCTGATATTCTTCACGAACTTGCCAAGCATAAAAACTTTGGAGTGAAAACTTTTCAGGCGGAAGATGAAATTGCTGCCGTGTGCTCTGCCATTGGCGCAGCGTTCGGAGGAAATTTAGGAGTAACGGGTTCATCCGGTCCCGGCATTGCTTTGAAAGCAGAAGCAGTCGGGCTTGCAGTAATGCTGGAACTTCCGCTGGTGGTAATTGATGTTCAGCGCGGAGGACCTTCCACCGGATTGCCTACTAAAACTGAACAAGCCGATTTAATGCAGGCGCTCTACGGAAGAAATTCCGAGTGCCCGCTCTGCGTGATTGCTGCTTCTTCTCCGTCCGATTGTTTTACTATGGCATTTGAAGCATGCCGCATTGCGCTCGAGCACATGATTCCTGTAATGTTTCTCTCCGATGGATATATTGCAAACGGTGCAGAACCGTGGCGTTTTCCAAATGCAAAAGACCTTCCGGAAATAAAAATTTCTTTTGCTACCAAGAAAAATGCAACAGTGCAAAATGGCGTTGGGCCGGTTGAGAAATTTCTTCCTTACTTACGCGATGAAAAACTTTCTCGCCCATGGGCAATTCCCGGAACAAAAGGACTGGAGCACCGCATTGGAGGAATTGAGAAAGAACACGAGACCGGAAATATTTCTTACGACCCCGATAATCATGAGTTCATGGTGAAACTCAGACAAGAGAAAGTGGATAAGATTGCCGATTATATTCCTGAACAAAAGTTAGACAACGGAAAAGAGAAAGGAAAAATTCTTGTTCTCGGATGGGGTTCCACTTACGGTTCAATAAAAACTGCTGTGAAAGATTGCATTGCCGATGGAATTGAAGTATCGCACGCGCAGGTGAAATACATGAGCCCGCTTCCGAAAAATTTAGGCAGCATTCTGAAAAATTTTGACAAAGTATTAATTCCTGAAATGAACAACGGGCAGTTTTCAAAAATCATTCGCGATAAATTTTTGATTGATGCCATCGGCTTTAATAAAATCAAAGGAATGCCTTTTACTGCAGGAGAACTAAAAAATAAAATACAAGAACTCAACAAACACTAA
- the trmB gene encoding tRNA (guanosine(46)-N7)-methyltransferase TrmB, translating to MPKNKLQRFAELKTFENVFEFLFTERLTDFKLKGKWNSEYFKNENPIVLELGCGKGEYSIGLAEKYPKKNFIGIDIKGARIWRGSKNAQEKKLSNVCFLRTQIEFIESCFSKDEVNEIWITFPDPQPNKEKKRLTHPIFLNRYKNILKPNGIIHLKTDSTELYEFTLEVIAENKLKLLDSTIDLYGNSNSERDEVKMIKTHYEKLFTAQGKKITYLQFQL from the coding sequence ATGCCAAAAAATAAACTCCAACGGTTTGCTGAACTGAAAACATTTGAGAATGTGTTTGAATTTTTATTTACGGAACGTCTTACTGATTTTAAGTTGAAAGGAAAATGGAATTCGGAATATTTCAAAAATGAAAATCCGATTGTGCTGGAACTTGGCTGCGGGAAAGGAGAATACTCTATTGGCTTGGCGGAAAAATATCCCAAAAAAAACTTTATTGGGATTGATATAAAAGGAGCGCGGATATGGAGAGGTTCGAAAAACGCACAGGAGAAAAAACTTTCCAATGTTTGTTTTCTCAGAACACAAATTGAATTTATTGAAAGTTGTTTTTCAAAAGATGAAGTAAACGAAATCTGGATTACATTTCCTGATCCTCAGCCAAACAAAGAAAAGAAACGGCTCACACATCCTATCTTTTTAAACCGCTACAAAAATATTTTGAAACCTAATGGAATTATTCATTTAAAGACAGACAGCACAGAGCTTTATGAGTTTACTTTAGAAGTAATAGCAGAAAATAAATTAAAACTTCTGGATTCAACAATCGATTTATATGGGAATTCAAATTCTGAAAGAGATGAAGTTAAAATGATAAAAACACACTATGAAAAATTATTCACTGCGCAGGGAAAGAAAATAACTTATTTGCAATTCCAATTGTAA
- a CDS encoding STAS domain-containing protein — MFFTYTSAKQGNIHILTLKGDLIDKNQADKLIEEVNETITNNHIHFVVDLGGLKYLNSSGLTILIQILTKARKAGGEAVIANVGKRIKELLVITKLNTVFTVADTVDQGISKLKKLVAN; from the coding sequence ATGTTTTTCACTTACACTTCCGCAAAACAAGGAAACATTCATATCCTTACTCTCAAAGGAGATTTGATTGATAAAAATCAAGCAGACAAACTCATTGAGGAAGTCAATGAAACCATTACCAACAATCACATTCACTTTGTGGTTGACCTTGGCGGATTAAAATATCTGAACAGTTCCGGCCTCACCATTCTCATTCAGATTCTCACTAAAGCACGCAAAGCCGGTGGCGAAGCGGTGATTGCCAACGTTGGAAAAAGAATTAAAGAACTTCTTGTCATCACAAAACTCAACACCGTTTTCACCGTTGCCGATACGGTTGATCAGGGAATTTCAAAACTGAAAAAATTAGTAGCGAATTAA
- a CDS encoding glycosyltransferase has product MRILVAPLDWGLGHATRCIPIIKYLLGKKCEVIISADGRMLQLLQKEFPSCQFVIISGYNISYPKNGSMVLKMAAQIPKILSGIKREHEQLKKIIKEKKIDAVISDNRFGLWSREVPCVFITHQLMVKSPFGEKLIYRLNKKYISKYSDCWIPDVPEKNNLSGDLSHKFSLPKNAKYIGILSRFASSKKRFLDSSRNDILIILTGPEPQRTLFEKKIIEQVSSMKKSVLIVQGITEKNERKKISENVSIVSYFATEELQKEIFSSEIILSRPGYSTIMDLAVLGKKAIFVPTPGQTEQEYLAKYFSETKIAYSVSQKKFDLEVALKESEKYSGFIENYLGEEFKNAVDEFILSLK; this is encoded by the coding sequence ATGAGAATTTTAGTCGCACCGCTTGATTGGGGACTCGGACATGCCACACGCTGCATTCCGATTATAAAATATTTATTGGGAAAAAAATGTGAAGTGATTATCAGTGCAGACGGAAGGATGCTTCAACTTTTGCAAAAAGAATTCCCTTCGTGCCAATTCGTGATAATTAGCGGCTATAATATTTCTTATCCGAAGAATGGCTCCATGGTTTTGAAAATGGCTGCGCAGATTCCAAAAATACTTTCAGGAATAAAACGCGAGCATGAACAACTGAAAAAAATAATCAAAGAAAAAAAAATAGATGCAGTGATTTCGGATAACCGGTTTGGATTGTGGAGCAGGGAAGTGCCATGTGTTTTTATTACACATCAACTCATGGTTAAATCTCCTTTTGGAGAAAAATTAATTTATAGGTTGAATAAAAAATATATTTCAAAATATTCTGATTGTTGGATTCCGGATGTGCCAGAAAAAAATAATCTATCAGGAGATTTATCTCATAAATTTTCTTTGCCGAAGAATGCAAAATACATTGGAATACTTTCCAGATTTGCCTCATCAAAAAAAAGATTTCTTGACTCCTCTCGAAATGACATTCTTATAATATTAACCGGTCCTGAGCCACAGCGAACTTTATTTGAGAAAAAAATAATCGAACAAGTTTCGTCTATGAAAAAAAGTGTTCTGATTGTTCAGGGGATTACTGAGAAGAATGAACGAAAGAAAATATCTGAAAATGTTTCAATAGTTTCTTATTTCGCAACTGAAGAATTACAAAAAGAAATTTTTTCATCTGAAATTATTTTATCGCGCCCGGGATATTCTACTATTATGGATTTAGCAGTGCTCGGCAAGAAAGCAATCTTTGTTCCCACTCCCGGACAAACCGAACAGGAATATCTTGCCAAGTATTTTTCAGAAACGAAAATTGCGTATTCGGTTTCGCAGAAGAAGTTTGATTTGGAAGTTGCATTGAAAGAATCTGAAAAGTATTCCGGCTTTATAGAAAATTACTTGGGCGAAGAATTTAAAAATGCAGTGGATGAATTCATCCTTTCTTTAAAGTGA
- a CDS encoding tetratricopeptide repeat protein, which produces MSFVISTFAQPTTDEQLAFQYLQNKEFDKAIVYYEKFFNKKDGIAYYNPYLLCLTKLQQYDKAEKMIKKVIKQYPQNLTYVVHLGTLYKDENETEKGNSQYEKALKQLSADQKQIFDLATSFMQLQEWDYAVETYKRGRKLLNGFYPFNSEIAAVYEKKGDIHGMVSEYLSLLDYGDDQLQTVQNGLQPSFGEDKDEKKNEIIKEELLKKVQASPEKTVYTELLIWFFIQEKNFNGAFIQSKALDKRLREDGQRLMALGQLCVSNEEYETAAKCFQYVIEKGKDNYNYINARMELLNAQYKKVTTKFSYTQNDLIELEKNFNITLNELGKSSGTAILVKNLAHLQGFFMGKTKEASDLLNDAIKLQGINPTTQAECKLELGDILLMKGEIWDASLLYSQVQLDFKHEPMGDEAKLRNAKLSYYSGEFKWSQAQLDVLKGSTEKLIANDAMELSLTISDNLKNDGDSLALALFSRADLLVFRNELEKSLLTLDSIQKKFPNTSLADDILYKKYQIKMKQGKFPEAGEQLQKLLDNYGFDILGDDALFKLAELNELYLNNVDKAKEYYEDLLTRFPGSLYTVEARKRFRRLRGDNVN; this is translated from the coding sequence TTGTCATTTGTCATTAGCACATTTGCGCAGCCAACTACTGACGAGCAACTCGCATTTCAATATTTGCAGAACAAAGAATTTGACAAGGCAATTGTTTATTACGAAAAGTTTTTCAATAAAAAAGATGGAATCGCTTATTACAATCCTTACCTGCTTTGCCTCACAAAACTTCAGCAATATGACAAGGCGGAAAAAATGATTAAGAAAGTTATCAAGCAGTATCCGCAGAATTTAACTTATGTGGTTCACCTCGGCACGCTTTACAAAGACGAAAATGAAACTGAAAAAGGAAATTCGCAGTATGAAAAAGCGCTGAAACAATTATCTGCCGACCAGAAACAGATTTTTGATCTGGCAACTTCTTTTATGCAATTGCAGGAATGGGATTACGCAGTGGAAACGTACAAGCGCGGCAGAAAATTGCTGAATGGATTTTATCCTTTCAATTCTGAAATTGCCGCTGTGTATGAAAAGAAAGGTGACATACATGGCATGGTGAGCGAATATCTTTCGCTGCTCGACTATGGAGATGACCAGTTGCAAACAGTGCAGAATGGATTACAGCCATCGTTTGGAGAGGACAAAGACGAAAAGAAAAATGAAATCATTAAAGAAGAATTGCTGAAAAAAGTTCAGGCAAGCCCGGAGAAAACTGTTTACACCGAACTGCTGATTTGGTTTTTCATCCAGGAAAAAAATTTTAACGGAGCATTTATTCAGTCGAAAGCGCTGGATAAACGCCTGCGTGAAGACGGACAACGTTTAATGGCGCTCGGTCAACTCTGCGTTTCAAACGAAGAATATGAAACAGCTGCGAAATGTTTTCAGTATGTGATTGAAAAAGGAAAAGACAATTATAATTACATCAACGCGCGGATGGAACTTTTGAATGCGCAGTATAAAAAAGTAACGACAAAATTTTCTTACACGCAGAATGATTTGATTGAACTCGAAAAAAATTTCAACATCACCTTGAATGAACTCGGAAAAAGTTCGGGCACTGCCATTCTTGTAAAAAATCTCGCTCACCTTCAGGGATTTTTCATGGGAAAAACAAAGGAAGCTTCTGATTTGCTGAATGACGCGATTAAACTTCAGGGAATAAATCCAACCACGCAGGCGGAATGCAAACTCGAACTCGGAGATATTCTTTTAATGAAAGGAGAAATCTGGGATGCTTCGCTTTTGTATTCGCAAGTGCAACTGGATTTCAAACATGAACCGATGGGCGATGAAGCAAAACTCCGCAACGCGAAACTTTCTTATTACAGCGGAGAGTTCAAATGGTCGCAGGCGCAGCTCGATGTGCTGAAGGGCTCCACGGAAAAATTAATTGCCAATGACGCGATGGAACTTTCGCTCACCATCAGCGATAATCTGAAAAACGATGGCGACTCACTTGCGCTTGCCCTATTCTCGCGCGCGGATTTGCTTGTCTTCAGAAATGAATTGGAAAAATCGTTACTCACGCTTGATTCCATTCAGAAAAAATTTCCAAACACTTCGCTTGCCGATGATATTCTCTATAAAAAATATCAAATCAAAATGAAACAGGGGAAATTTCCGGAAGCCGGAGAGCAATTGCAAAAACTTTTAGACAACTACGGATTCGATATTTTAGGTGATGACGCGCTCTTCAAACTTGCCGAGTTGAACGAACTTTACCTGAATAACGTTGACAAAGCAAAAGAATACTACGAAGACCTTCTTACCAGATTTCCCGGAAGTTTATACACGGTGGAAGCGAGAAAAAGATTCAGAAGGTTGAGAGGGGATAATGTGAATTAG
- a CDS encoding transcriptional repressor — protein MSETKATVKNIFTNYLEEHGHRKTGERYAVLEEIYSGNGHFDVESLYEKMKSKKISVSRATVYNTIELLLDCDLVVKHHFGKNISLFEKAYEYKQHDHLICQDCGKIVEFCDPRIQQIRNKMGDILEFNVSSHSLNLYAHCRKLAEKGKCDFKKN, from the coding sequence ATGTCAGAAACGAAAGCAACTGTCAAAAATATTTTCACCAATTATTTAGAGGAGCACGGTCACCGCAAGACAGGCGAGCGTTATGCCGTTCTTGAAGAAATTTATTCCGGCAACGGGCATTTCGATGTGGAATCGCTATATGAAAAAATGAAAAGCAAAAAAATTTCCGTGAGCCGCGCAACCGTTTACAACACGATTGAACTTCTGCTCGATTGCGATTTAGTGGTGAAGCATCACTTCGGAAAAAATATTTCGCTGTTTGAAAAAGCATACGAGTACAAGCAGCACGACCATTTGATTTGCCAGGATTGCGGAAAGATTGTGGAATTCTGCGACCCGCGCATCCAGCAGATAAGAAATAAGATGGGAGATATTTTAGAGTTCAATGTTTCATCACATTCATTAAATTTGTATGCGCATTGCAGAAAACTTGCAGAGAAAGGAAAATGTGACTTCAAAAAAAATTAA
- a CDS encoding bifunctional (p)ppGpp synthetase/guanosine-3',5'-bis(diphosphate) 3'-pyrophosphohydrolase: MQTLTIDKEEEKKELLRRYRGLLKSCRRKLEKNDKEQIRKAFNVAMEAHQNARRKSGEPYIYHPIAVAQICAEEIGLGPTSVICALLHDVVEDTDMTLEDMRGMFGDKVAAIIDGLTKIKGVEVIDPTNFSIQAENFRKMLLTLSDDVRVILIKLADRLHNMRTLGSMSEHQQRKIASETLYLYAPLAHRLGLNAIKTELEDLGLKYTEPEVYHDIETKLRETEPERKKYITKFIEPVLEALIENGFKFRIFGRPKSIFSIYNKMRTKNLPYEEVYDIFAIRIIIDAKDESEKADCWRVYSVVTDFYYPSPERLRDWISTPKANGYEALHTTVMGPEGKWVEVQIRTERMDEIAERGFAAHWRYKTGTEDAVDKESQLDEWLKRIRQMLDSADENALDFLDDFKLNLFAEEIFVFTPKGEMKTIPNHSTALDFAFDIHSKVGEQCIGAKVNHKLVPLSHELKSGDQVEILTSAKQNPKQEWLSYVVTAKAKSKIKAALKEEKRKISEKGSELLQKRFRNLKLQLTPENINKVVSLFKLPNAQELYYRLAIGNIKPTEIKDFRKDKTKPTHETKKENISLEQLVSNVRGKSDLLVLGDNMDKIDYKLAPCCHPIPGDDVFGFITINEGIKIHRVNCPNATKMLANYAYRVVKAKWMNRELISFLAGIRVTGTDRLGVVNNITKVISNEHNINMRSISFDSNDGVFEGKIMLFVHDTKHLLELMSKLKKVPGVQGVSRFDTN; encoded by the coding sequence ATCCAAACCCTCACTATAGATAAGGAAGAAGAAAAAAAAGAACTTCTCAGGCGTTACCGCGGCTTGCTTAAATCGTGCCGCAGAAAATTAGAGAAGAACGATAAAGAACAAATCCGCAAGGCGTTTAATGTGGCAATGGAAGCCCATCAGAATGCGAGGCGCAAATCTGGCGAACCCTACATTTATCATCCCATTGCCGTAGCGCAAATCTGCGCAGAAGAAATCGGGCTTGGTCCTACATCGGTTATCTGCGCACTGCTACACGATGTGGTGGAAGACACAGACATGACGCTCGAAGACATGCGCGGAATGTTCGGAGATAAAGTTGCCGCCATCATTGACGGGCTCACAAAAATAAAAGGCGTAGAAGTAATTGACCCCACAAACTTTTCCATCCAGGCGGAAAATTTCCGCAAGATGCTTTTGACTCTTTCAGATGATGTTCGCGTTATACTAATAAAACTTGCGGATAGATTACACAACATGCGCACGCTCGGTTCAATGAGCGAACATCAGCAGCGGAAAATTGCTTCGGAAACTTTATATCTGTATGCACCGCTCGCACATCGTTTAGGATTGAACGCAATTAAAACTGAACTCGAAGATTTAGGTTTGAAATACACCGAGCCGGAAGTTTATCACGATATTGAAACAAAATTAAGAGAGACCGAGCCCGAGCGAAAAAAATATATAACAAAATTTATTGAACCCGTTCTCGAAGCGTTGATTGAAAACGGATTTAAATTCCGGATTTTCGGAAGACCGAAAAGTATTTTTTCCATCTACAATAAAATGCGCACGAAGAATCTTCCCTATGAAGAAGTGTATGATATTTTTGCAATCCGAATTATTATTGATGCAAAAGATGAATCGGAAAAAGCAGATTGCTGGAGAGTTTATTCCGTAGTTACTGATTTTTATTATCCAAGTCCCGAACGTTTGCGCGACTGGATTTCCACTCCGAAAGCGAACGGCTACGAAGCGCTTCACACCACAGTGATGGGTCCTGAAGGAAAATGGGTGGAAGTTCAGATTCGCACGGAGCGAATGGATGAAATTGCCGAGCGCGGTTTTGCCGCACACTGGCGTTACAAAACCGGAACAGAAGATGCCGTTGACAAAGAATCTCAACTCGATGAATGGTTGAAGCGAATCCGTCAGATGCTCGATAGCGCAGATGAAAATGCGCTGGACTTCCTCGATGATTTCAAACTAAATCTTTTTGCGGAAGAAATTTTTGTCTTCACTCCGAAAGGAGAAATGAAAACAATTCCTAATCATTCCACCGCGCTTGATTTTGCATTCGACATTCATTCAAAAGTGGGCGAGCAATGCATTGGCGCAAAAGTGAATCATAAATTGGTTCCGCTCAGCCACGAACTCAAAAGCGGTGACCAGGTAGAAATTCTTACATCGGCAAAGCAAAATCCCAAGCAGGAATGGCTGAGTTATGTAGTAACAGCAAAAGCGAAATCAAAAATAAAAGCAGCGCTGAAGGAAGAGAAAAGAAAAATTTCGGAGAAAGGAAGCGAACTTTTGCAGAAACGTTTCAGAAATCTTAAACTTCAACTAACGCCAGAGAATATTAATAAAGTAGTTTCTCTTTTCAAACTTCCAAATGCGCAGGAATTATATTATCGTCTTGCCATAGGAAATATTAAACCAACCGAGATAAAAGATTTCCGCAAAGACAAAACGAAGCCAACGCACGAAACAAAAAAAGAAAATATTTCCCTTGAACAATTAGTAAGCAACGTGCGCGGAAAATCTGATTTGCTTGTGCTTGGCGATAATATGGACAAGATTGATTATAAACTCGCGCCTTGCTGCCATCCCATTCCCGGAGATGATGTGTTTGGTTTCATCACAATCAATGAAGGAATAAAAATTCACCGCGTGAATTGTCCGAACGCAACTAAAATGCTCGCGAACTATGCTTACAGAGTTGTAAAAGCAAAATGGATGAACCGTGAATTAATTTCTTTCCTTGCGGGAATTCGTGTAACAGGAACTGACCGGCTTGGCGTGGTGAACAACATTACAAAAGTTATTTCCAATGAACATAACATCAACATGCGCTCAATCAGTTTCGACAGCAACGATGGCGTGTTCGAAGGAAAAATTATGTTGTTCGTACACGATACTAAACACCTGCTGGAACTCATGAGTAAACTGAAAAAAGTTCCTGGCGTGCAGGGAGTTTCCCGTTTCGATACAAATTAA